The Mixophyes fleayi isolate aMixFle1 chromosome 9, aMixFle1.hap1, whole genome shotgun sequence DNA window atacagtgtaatataattgtattatgatcatgtccaggggtcaggtcatgttgggggtgtagtgtcctatgtctgtatacagtgtaatataattgtattatgatcatgtccaggggtcaggtcatgttgggggtgtagtgtcctatgtctgtacacagtgtaatagaattgtattatgatcatgtccagtggtcaggtcatgttgggggtgtagtgtcctatgtctgtatagagtgtaatagaattgtattatgatcatgtccagtggtcaggtcatgttgggggtatagtgtcctatgtctgtacacagtgtaatagaattgtattatgatcatgtccagtggtcaggtcatgttgggggtgtagtgtcctatgtctgtatagagtgtaatagaattgtattatgatcatgtccaggggtcaggtcatgttgggggtgtagtgtcctatgtctgtatagagtgtaatagaattgtattatgatcatgtccagtggtcaggtcatgttgggggtgtagtgtcctatgtctgtatacagtgtaatagaattgtattatgaccatgtccagtggtcaggtcatgttggggtgtagtgtcctatgtctgtatacagtgtaatagaattgtattatgaccatgtccagtggtcaggtcatgttgggggtgtagtgtcctatgtctgtatacagtgtaatagaattgtattatgaccatgtccagtggtcaggtcatgttgggggtgtagtgtcctatgtctgtatagaatgtaatattattgtattataatcatgtccagtggtcaggtcatgttgggggtgtagtgtcctatgtctgtatagagtgtaatagaattatattatgatcatgtccagtggtcaggtcatgttgggggtgtagtgtcctatgtctgtatacagtgtaatagaattatattatgatcatgtccagtggtcaggtcatgttgggggtgtagtgtcctatgtctgtatagagtgtaatagaattgtattatgatcatgtccagtggtcaggtcatgttgggggtgtagtgtcctatgtctgtatacagtgtaatagaattgtattatgatcatgtccagtggtcaggtcatgttggaggtgtagtgtcctatgtctgtatagagtgtactagaattgtattatgatcatgtccagtgatttcaggattaacaataaaaaaaagatccAACTCTATATACATTTGTTGTAACATAACAGAATGTTTTATTCACTGTTCTAATATAATTCACTGACTGTTCCAATGAAATCCCTTGGACCTCTCTCCTCTAAACGTTTTTCACTCAAAGTTAAATGTGTCCCGGCTGGCTATCGGTCAGAAATCCATGGCTATAAACCGTCACGCCTTCTTGGCTTAATCGTGCTACATTGAGACATTTCAGATGTGCGCTAAcatgtgtgttaaaaaaaatgcttattgTCAACGATCTGTATTAGCTGTAACTTGTAAACACCCCCACGAACTAACCAATGCGCATCTGACAATACAAAAGCAGTCATAAGTAGCAGTTTGGTACTTGGTGATCTGGAATAAACaaaatatagggtctgattcattaaggaaagcaacacaaaaaaaaggagtacctttacaccttggcaaacccatgttgcattggagggggaggtaaatttaaaatgtggggacagatttatagttgaggtagggcatgtcctagatcaattttaaatatcagtgcaaaaaaaagctttcaagtatttgtgtgacagccaggatttaacttatgtgcaaaataataaactaatttgcaccccttatattgtaacatgggttgtccaagagcaaatttactcgttttttttttgccttactctccttaatgactcaggtccattgcttttaaatatgtatattaatcGTCTTACACATTCAGTAAGTGCATTTATAGGACCCCCCAAAAACGTAAATTATATACCCATAGTAATGACATTCAAAAATATAGATAGTGACATGAATTAACCGCCCTTGAAGCGAATGCAAAAACATAAAGAAATAGTAACAGCGTTCTACCAGGGAAtagtaatatataatgtaataagggtAGCACAATATTTTGAGGACAAGGGAAACAAGCCAATCTAAAGAAGAATGCAAATTAGAATTAAATCTATATAATTTGCATTCTTACTTAGATTGTTTTTCTTCCCTTATCAATATATTGTGGTGTCTTTATTACATGATATATTACTGTTCCCTGGTAGAGCTCTGTTCCTATGTCTCtgtgtatttatatacacacGTGTGTGCTGCACGTGTGGAATTACTCATAGGCCGACGGTCACTCACCTGACCCTCTCGTCTCTCTTCACCTTGGCCGATAATAGAAGCAGTGAAGGTTGTGTCCTTGATAGACAAATGCCAGGTTCCCATACCGGCTGGATGGGAGGAAGGGGGAGTTTCAGCTGCAGCTGCCTTTGTACGACAGTTACTTGTTTTCCTTCCTCAATATTATGTTGGGGATATTTATATCCAAACAGAGCAAACAACTGGCGAGAGCAAAACATGACAACTGACACCGAATTGTTTTACACCATCAACACAAAACTAAAATTTCTGCTGAAAACAAACTTTTGTCGCCTTTTTATAAGGAATAAATGCTGCTCCCCTCATTGGGGATAAACCGACTCTGCAGTCTAATCAGTCGATCGGGGTTATTGGCGTTCGGAGAACTTACACTGAGCGGCGTATCTGTATAAGCACAATTGTAAATGTTTTAACAGGTCCACATACTACGCActtaggggctgattcattaaggaatgcaaaacgaACATAATTTGCATCTTAAAAATAATAGACGCAATGTGAACTCCCATACGCCCATATCAGggccaaatgcaggatttgtagaggggggtttccacaccacgccgccagtgggcgtgaccagcatgcatgggggcgtggctataatattagacagtacttggctgctctccaactcttcctatccctataatatacatgggcaatgctgagtgcactactgttaggtgcacgcagctctcccttttcaagcagagccgtgtgaagcgggagcagggtccagccacctcaattatacagtgccccaggcttggaggggggtttccaggcactaggaaatcccccctcggtttgcctatgcgtattcaactacaagcggatctgaagaaataaTCTCCTGTGGAATACGGATGTACGTACATTATGCCTATACGGCACtggccgtatgcagacagacgcaacacacgacAGGATACCAACCGACATATGTGCAGTATAAAGTCCCGACAAAACGTACAGCAAAAAAacgtattcaatgattgtcacctgtgaATGATATTTTCATTAAGATGAAgacatagaaaatatttttactttcatcaaatacatttattgggatgttctcaatgtgtactgcatataaaataaatttttacagttgtgtTTTACAGTTACGCTGTAGCAAGTATACGTATCCGTCATCAGTACTAATCAGCACCTACACCTGCCGTCTAGCTGGTgcctgaaaaacacataccttagagatgtccaaaaCTTAAGTCCGACTCTGCTGCGTGCGCTCGGCCTCcacacgcccttactgcacattagTCCTTCCATTCCTCTCCCCATTCCACCCTTCGTATTGTAGGCTTGTCGTATGTGTCATTTATGTGCGACttatgttccttaataaatcaggcccttatagTCTATCTTCGGTCTGCATTTCTGATCAGCGTGATCATTTTGCCTTGTGGGAGGTCACAGTGCCGCTGGCAATTTCCCCACTATGCAATTGTTCCCCTCCTCATTAATTTTAATCTATTAGTCTTTCCTTCCAATATACAGATCATGTGACCATCTTTTCTGTTTTCTGATGGTAACGGCACATTGGAGTTTGTCTGTATTTCAAGGAGATAAGTATTTCAAGTTTGTTTCCCTAAATATATTAGGGCTCATCTAGAAGAGGATGCCTGCGAGCTCACAGCGTGCGTGGGAGAAGACGCAGGTAAATATATTCAGCCGGAGGTATCGCAAGACGCATCTTTAAAGCGTTAGCATTTGTGGCAGACATGCAGCAGGTGTGCTAGTGTGTAAACTTACACCCCCGATAGCGGAGAGATGCGGCTTGAGAGCGTTAGTAATAAATGTCAAAGTTGCATTGCCCTATTCGTACacaattttataaaaattaatcGGGAATCTTATTTTCTGCCGCTGTCCAAATGGAGATTTTCAATTAAGTAATGCGCATAGAACACTGCAACTCCGTGTAATATAGCTGCAACGGCATTGGCTTAAGTGCTATCATCaatacgcaatcagccaatcagaagcggctagattGTGTGTATCATTGCACCACTCCCCCGGTGCCCAAAAGAGATACGTCACCTAAAAGGCATGAACGCCATCACTGTACTCAGCCAATACTTGCCCATCCGGGCCCTTCCCCGTTCTGTCTCATCAGGCGAGAGAAGAGGCAAGCCAACAATAAAGATATAGACAGACCTATGCACATGTCTCTGTGTATTGTTCCCTATTTGTAGAGCGATTGCTCCTCCATGGAGCGACGGACTTAGTTGCAATGATTAGAAAAGTCCCAGTTTCCACCACTGCCAAGATGTACGTTTTAAGTATACCTGTGATCATGCGCAATCTCCACCTGGTCCTCATTACTTAAATATCTTGTTTCAAAACATAATTCTCCTTTTCGCAAATTTGGACCTTTAATCCAGAACATCCGCCCAGGTCTGTCCGTCAATCCCCGAATAATGTTTTCACTTTGGAGATCATGTACACGGCGTAATACGTCCACTGCGCAGAGTGAAAGGAGCTACGGACAAGCCGAGTCCCATGATTTGCGCAAGTGCGCCTAGATTTATAATGATAAATGAATGACTTTACACAGGACATAAGTTTTGCTCCAGCTTGAAACTGACAGCTGTTGAATATACTCCTACATACTTGTATTTTTGATATGTTTTATTTGACCCATTTTTGGTTACATGTTGCCCTTCAGTAGTGATGAACATTGAAAATGAGGCTATACTGaacagtatttaaaatgaaaatggtaAAAGTTTATTTTAGTGAAAGGTTGGGTACTAAAGTGGTCGGAAGTTGGAAGATTACACTTTTGCACATATCGTTCTGCCTCTCCGCCAACCTCAGCTGTCGAGAGTGGAGGTTAGACGGGCACCTTGGACAGATCATCCAGGTCCACCGGGACTTTTTGCTGTGTGCACTTGGGAGGAGCTTCCTAACTGACCGGCTCTGGATTTTGCCAAGAAAATACTTCAAGGGCTACAACCTCTGTGTGAAGTGACGCCGTGAATGTCTTATTCCTGGTGATTACATCGTCTCGGAGCGCTTGGTGATCTCCTGAAAGCATCTCAATGGGATGCGTGTCTGCTTGTGTCAGGTCTAATACCAACACGCAATCTGTTTAGATGATAGATGTTTAactaggtatcatcatcatcatcatcatttatttatgtagcgccaacatattccgtagcgctttacaattggggacaaacataataaactaataaacaaactgggtaaaacagacaaggaggtgagaaggttctgctcacaagcttacaatctatgggacaatgggagattgacacatgaggttaagtctacattttgcatcttggcccagccagactgcaaaggtaaggtgactcataagctaaatgatcctgtcacacaacaatgttggtcagggggtagttgtcttgtgtatgTCTTGGGTATGTGTTccaattataaaatcaaattatgTCCAATTTCTTTAGAACGAGTTATCAATCTTCCTTGAAGTCATCTCCAAAGTTGCAAAGATTTGTCCTCCTGGACTCTCTTACAGAGCGTTCGATTGTCTGTTCTATGATACATATGTCGTCTGGGGCTTGCAGAATGGAACAGACATCTATGCATTCCCGAGTGGTAACCCGCTGTCGTACCTCGAGTTGTTTAAATTTTCAGTGAGGCTTTTTGTGGAGTCTGGGGCATCAGAGATAGAggtaaggggctagatttactaaactgcgggtttgaaaaaagtggagatgttgcctttagcaaccaatgagattctagttagcatttatttagtacattctacaaaatggcagctagaatctaattggttgctataggcaacatctccactttttcgaacccgcagtttagtaaatataccccaaggtctgTTATGTACACTCACATCAACGTAGTGAGGATCCACCGCAATACCAGCTGCggacaacaggtggcagtgcaccaccAACACTGACTAGTCAATCAGGACTTACAGAGCTCACCAATGTGCAGTGTTTGGGGGTAGGGACATTTACTATAGTACTGGATATGTTTacactttataaatacattttgataataATTAACTTATGGCAATGATACATCTTTCCCTGGTTGTCAATAATTTGTTTGTAAAGAGAAACAGCCTCTTGTCCCAGAAGCTTAATTGAAGTTTAATCAAGTTGATATAATTTCAATCAGCAGAGGGCGCCACATGATAGCTGGAATAAAGGTCCCGTAAAAGGTACCACTACCTACAGTGCAAACGTGGAACATTTTCTTTTGGCATAACTCCATGTTTATATTACTAAACAGCTACAAGTTATCTGTAATCTAATGTGTTTATGTTGCATGGGTTAATGGTTAATTAAGGCTGACGTTAATGCCTGTGCAAATACAGCCGTCCATATATAGTCTGACTGAGTCCCCTCAACGTTGCGTCTCTTCAAGCCAACGGTAGAGCCTACAGCCGGCACAATGAAGGCCGTCTGTTGCCTGATCGTTCTTGCTCTCTTTGTGGCCAGTGAAGCCAAGGTTTTCACCAAATGTGAACTGGCCAAAGCCTTGAAGACCGCCGGTCTGGATGGATATTACGGCTACAGCCTGGCTAACTGTACGTATGATGACCTTTTTCCAGTTCTATAGTGTTCCCCCAATACCTTTAGTCTATGTCCGTCTAGATACATAGGACTTGTGCTCTCGGAAAATGCCAAATGAACCAAGAAAAAAACCGAAGGTTTGGTTGCGTCCAACTAGAGGCACAGGGAGAAAGAGGACCTTTCACCTAACGGCACAGAAGAAATCCAGCCATGTAAAGACCACTGAAAGTCCTTATCgtactgaaaaagaaataatttggAGATTAGGCCGATGAGAAGGAACCTATATTCCCCAATGACCTTATTGACATTCTACTAGGCCTTCGGCTGTATGGTACTTGGTCTGAAAATGATGTAGGGTTTGTTCTTAACATTTGACTATTCTCGTATCTTCTCGTCTTTCAAATGTAATGGTATAACTATATATTTCAGTGACCCAGAACAACCGTGCCACCCATCTACCATGTAGtttaaaggggtaaatgtattacccTCTACACCATATAGGGTAATACATAAGATAATGTTTTGCCATTACCGACACTTATTGCTGCTAGTTGCCGATGGGCCTATTATGTGATGGGTCGTGGACCCACCAAGCCATTAGCCCCCTTGTTAATAAGACCCTGAGTACTATTTAGCACAGAGCAActgtaagatagaccataaaacacattgtatgtacagtacgcagtAAGGACATCTTGAttgatgtatttaatttaaaaaaaaatgatattcctTTATTccactttattcctcacatccagattcTCTTCCAGTCTTGTCGACtccttaaaaatattgccagaacacgcccttttcttactcaacatgctaccaaaactcttatccattctctcattgtctcccatcttgactattgcaacctcctgctatctgcaattcctgacacccatatgtccacactttaatccatcctaaatgctgctgcaagactgatcttcctctctcaccgctccacatctgctgcaccactttgcaaatccctaaactggctccctgtgtcctccagaatccaattcaaatgactcacccttacctacaaagccttcaacaacacccctgcatacatctcaaatctcatatccacCCTCCCGCCCTtgtagatctacctctgacctgcgccttgtctcatctctggtaaccacctctcactcccccctacaagacttctcctgtgctgctccccacttatggaattccctaccacgctcaatcagactttcccacagccttcaaatcgttagacgctctctgaaaacccatctctattttagaggtgaccttatccccgataacactattcacactaatactccctcacaactgtcccaatctccactctgagccacactctctcctcttgtttcagctgtgccctcttccccttagaatgtaagctctctaatgagcagggtcctccgtaccctttatttcatgtctgcatttattttgtctaccttgtatgtccctgttttatgtatgtcctgttttccctactgtacggcgctgcggagcactgtggtgccttacaaatctactataataacaataataataataatatttttacgtCCTCTGGAGTTTGGAATCTTTTCTTATGTTATTATTCATGTTTTTAATGTTTCCTTGTCTTTGAAGGGATGTGCATGGCTTACTATGAGAGCCGCTATACCACCAATGCAATGTACGACAACGGCTGGAGCCGCGACTATGGAATCTTCCAGATCAACAGCTATTGGTGGTGCAACGACGGCAAAACATCTGGAGCCGTCGGCGCCTGCAGCATCAGCTGCACCAGTGAGTAACTTCAAAGGTTTCAAAACTGTTTAGCAGAATATTCGTCTCAATACGGATTTAGGTGCACGATTCGCTGTCAGAATTTGGCCTTGGAATTCCCAGTCTTTACCCCAACACAGAGCAGAGGGAATTGGCCATCGTCATCCCAACATTATTCATAGTCTATAAATTCTGCACGATGCAAATCTACCAATACATTGTCCAAGAACTTTTGGTGAAACACCACGATTTCGCTTAGATCACCCTTTGTGTATTTACTTCCTGACC harbors:
- the LOC142101723 gene encoding lysozyme C-1-like, yielding MKAVCCLIVLALFVASEAKVFTKCELAKALKTAGLDGYYGYSLANWMCMAYYESRYTTNAMYDNGWSRDYGIFQINSYWWCNDGKTSGAVGACSISCTSLMNDDISDDITCAKRVVRDPNGMGAWVAWNNYCKNKDVSSYVSGCVL